GAATCTGAACAAAAAGAGGACGACAGATTTTGCTGTATGGATTCGATGATCTTGGAAGGTATTATTTTTGTCCATCACAGTTGCGCGAGGGTCTCTCCTTTCCTATTTGATCAAATCGGATCGCCATCGTCATCCACAGGAACCGTGGATTATAAGCAAAATCGACTCGATAGTTCTGATGGATTAGGAAATATCAGCGCTCTCGCCCACTCACTGAGGAATGAAATTTCCGGTAACAAAATAACGCGCTTACGCGTTGGAAATAGAATTTTGGATTATTCATATAACTAAGTATTCATGTCATGTTGTAGTGTTCCTATCGGCCTCAACGTACCTAATGCCATAATATGGTCAGAGTCGAGTCATATTTGTTTCCATAACTTCTGCGTTCAGAGCTCATTGAATTGATTTTGACCAGCAGCAACCGCAGGTTCCCCACGAGCTAAGGAAGACAGGCTCATCGAGCTTATCGTGCGTCCGGGCGCATCCGATGCCTGCCCTCGGAACAGATCAAGTCAACGGTCAAACAAATCACCGGCCCTCAACCtcatcctcctccccctccccctcctccggCGCATGTTAGAACAAGGCAGCGACAGATCCAAGCCAGACCAGACATGTCCCAATCCAGTGAAccccaccctctctctcccccgtcACTGCCCACACATTTTCCTTCCAACACCAGCACCAACATCAcaacacatctctctctctctctctaaccacCAACACCTCCATGGCACACCGCACCAAGCACAGGCGCGATATGGCAGCTGCAGAGCTCCAAACCCGGACTCAACCCACCCTCAAGAAGCACCCAAAGCAAGCCCTTATCACCACCGCCATAGCCATAGTCGAAGACCCAGATCCCGCCATTCCCTCTAAGCCCTTCGACATGCCCAGGATTGCAATTTCCCAGAAGCCCACCAATTTCAGCTCTACGCCTACTAAAGTAGACACCCTCTTGCAAGCCAAGGCCTTGAATAAATCTGCAGACTTTGAGTCTTCCAAGTTCTCTTCTTGCTCGGCCACGGCCAAGCAAGGCAAGGGAAATCAAGAAGTGGGGAAGCGGGGCAAGAAGACGAAGGGCGACTGTGCGGTGAAGGCGAAGAAATTGGTGGCCAGGGAATGGGAGGATGGGGACGGGGGAGCTAGGGCGGTTGAGAAGGAGAGGAGTAAGATTAAGGTGTCTCGAGATGGGATTGACATGGTCAAGTTCTCGTCTCTgtcggtggaggaggaggaggagttgaggAAGTGCCACGAAGAGGCTGTTGATGGTGCGAGGAGGAATTCGACGTCTTCAATGGTGGCGAGTGGTAGGAGGAGGAGGTCCTTCGGGGGCGCACAGGTTGAGCTGGGTGATGTTTTCGCGAGCAGCGGAGTGAGAGTTGTTGCAGTGGACATGCCACCCTTTATGCAGATTCATGCTGTGGACTGTGCGAGGAAGGCCTCTGATAGCCTTGAGAAGTTCAGCTGCAAGGCGCTTGCTTTCACACTCAAGAAGGTAACCAGATTTCTGCATAGGATTCTAGTAAGTTTACTGGGTCTCTGCTTGCGGTTTTTTGATTGATGAACATGTGTGGGTGTTGCAGGAGTTTGATGGGGTTTACGGACCTGCTTGGCACTGCATTGTAGGGACAAGCTTTGGGTCTTTTGTGACACACTCGGTTGGGGGGTTCATGTACTTCTCAATGGATCAAAAGACGTATGTCCTCTTGTTTAAAACTACAGTACAAAGAGCAGATTGAGGTCGCTTGACTAGggaggaaaaggagaaagattGGAGAGCCTTTTTTTAGGTAGGGAAAGTCCTCTGTAAGGCTATAAAAGCTACACCGCAATGTTGTATCCTCTTTGTAAATTGTACATTGGTTCTGATTTACAAGAGTTGGGGAAATTGCATTGCCCTTTTGCTTTCGTCACTTTCCTTATGTTAGAAGTAGCTTTTTCTAGAGTGGGCTCACGTGATGGAAGGCTGAAGCTGAATCTTGAAGACGTTGCTTTTGCTAGTTTGTCTTGGGATTTACTGAGGGACAAGCCAGATGGAATTGGAAGCTCTTAAGTCTCCAATTTTCATTTGGAATTCTTGCTTGGCATTATAGCTTCTTGCCCACTCCCTGTTCTTTAGTCGTTCAGTTGGGCTCCTCATTCTGATTCATGAAGCTGAAATTGGTTATGCACATCAGCACTGAGTTAGCTCATATAGCTTTGGTTCATAGCTCAGTACTTCTAGACATGGTATTTCAATGGTCCAAGA
The genomic region above belongs to Rhodamnia argentea isolate NSW1041297 chromosome 6, ASM2092103v1, whole genome shotgun sequence and contains:
- the LOC115741447 gene encoding uncharacterized protein LOC115741447, whose product is MAHRTKHRRDMAAAELQTRTQPTLKKHPKQALITTAIAIVEDPDPAIPSKPFDMPRIAISQKPTNFSSTPTKVDTLLQAKALNKSADFESSKFSSCSATAKQGKGNQEVGKRGKKTKGDCAVKAKKLVAREWEDGDGGARAVEKERSKIKVSRDGIDMVKFSSLSVEEEEELRKCHEEAVDGARRNSTSSMVASGRRRRSFGGAQVELGDVFASSGVRVVAVDMPPFMQIHAVDCARKASDSLEKFSCKALAFTLKKEFDGVYGPAWHCIVGTSFGSFVTHSVGGFMYFSMDQKTYVLLFKTTVQRAD